CCAATCAGCAGCGAGTAATGCGATCACTGGCTGGAAGCGTCGGCCAGTGGCGTGCGCCGCTGACAGGTCGGGAGCCAATGGGATGCGCGCAAAACGTGGGCACGTGGATCTGCGCACATGTTGTCGTTGGTAAAGCGGCGAGAGAAGGAGCGAGCGGAGTCACACAGAGGAGCCGCCGGGCGGAGAGCGGATGCTGGGAGACCCGACGATGACCCGGCTTCGGACTGAGCACTGACGGACCAGAGGACGGACACAGACGCTTTGTTTAGTGGCAGCTGCTGGTGTTTAATAGCATATTACTGAGGGTgagtaaataaatgtgtgattgagtgtgtgtgtgtgagagtgtgtgtgtgtttgtgtgcgtctgcagCGTTTCCAGAAGTTCACAGTGCAGCCTGAAGGAATTTCCTGCCCAGATAGATCCCGAGACTGATTGCATTTCATCAACACAGCTATATTTCCTCATGCAGCTTTATGCCaactattattatcattcattattattactcCCTACCTCATAATAACATGGGATTGCTAGGACTTTTAACATTTCCGCAACAAAACAATGATAAATCTTATTCCATCTTCGCTCTGATATTTGCTGTGTTGTTTGGTGTCACCGGTTCGATTCCTGACGCCCCCCGCTAATCCGATCCTTCTCAACCCTACAGAACATGTTGTATGATATTGTGCAGCGGCTGTGTTGGTGCGCAGACAGGCAGCCAGCACCTGAGACTCAGCCTCGTGGTCCATGCCCATACCTGTGCAGACATGCGCCACCCCACCCAGTGCCCCGTCCTCATCCCAGTTCCCAGGGGCTGTGGacaaaatcagaaaaaaagagattcaTTTAATTGGAatctttttccacttttaaTGCATGAAAACATCGTGAACTTTGGTTGTAAAAGGAAACAGGGAAGTCATCCATCAGATACATATAGAATATGAATGGCAACATATTCTGTCAGGTGTAAAAGCGTAAACAAGTTTGGTGATATCTTCCTACATGTGAACTCTGAAGTGGTTCTTGCTCTTTATTCCATCTATGTGGACACACCCCCCTCTTAATTCCCCCCCACTCTTGTGTCGGTGGAATCCGGCCCCAGCAGCAGAttacacagagggagagaaagaaagggaaaagagaggagagaaggcaCATGGCCAGAGATGGAGAACGTAAAATGTGAATaagaggaaagggaggagggCTGGTCTGtggaagaggaaaggaagaggagcACCAGGCtcgcgtgtgtgcgtgtgtgtgcgtgtgtgtgcgtgtgtgtgtgcataacaAACAGGATGAGCTGAAGGGAGAGCGGAGGGGCATACAGAAACACAGccggagaggaaagagagagaggtttgtgtgtgaaaccaAGGGGGGGACAGCAAGCCTGAGACGGAGAGGAGGGgctagagggagagagagagcactggaggcagagagagagggagagagagagacggcctATTCTGATTTCACTACTCTACAATCTCCCATCCCCCTCACACTTTACTCTCCTCTACAATCTCCTCAATGGGAGCCAGACATGCACTACCATTGTGTGCCTACTGCCTAGCCCCAGTCCCACTCTGCACCATGTTAAACTAGGGCACTGGTATACCCACCATTTTGAGTAATTGGGGGTATTATTAAAGGAAGTAAAGCACCAGGAAATCAGTTCTTTTGGATGATTTCcacttctcttctgtctccatgtGACCTGTGTCCTTTTGAGTTTACATTCAATCAGTTTTGTTCTTTGTGCATGGGTTTGACTTGTCATATTAACCCCGTCCCTCTGCTCCTGCCCCACAACAGCAATGCAGTCCCAGGGCAGCACTTCCACCCAGGCCTGCTTCGATTCCCTGAGCTCCAGCGACAGCCTCCTGTTCAGCGAGTTGGATCAGGTGGAGGACGACGCGGATGTCTTCCTCACAGACGGCTCCTCCTCGGGAGGGGCTACGGCCAATGGCGATAGGGGGTCGGAAAGCCCAGGGTCCCAGTGGACGTGCGATGGCTTCACagataaagaggaagaggaggagtcgTACAGGTTGGAGAGTGGTGGCAAAGAGGCGGACGAGACGGGCCCTTCAAGCCAGGCCGCGAAATCACACGGCGACCTGCAGTTTGCTCAGAAGGTGAGGGATGGGTCAGGGTGCAGGAAAAAGAGGATAGATGACAGAGCTAGTCACAGCAGAATTATTTAGATAGAAAGTCCAAACCCAAACTCAGTCGGGAtctgtcttctctccctctgtcagtgTGCTGAGCTGCAGGGTTTTGTCAGGcccctgctggagctgctgagtgGCCTGAAGAGGGGTCGATTCGAGCGCGGTAAGCATCCTCGCCACACGTTACCACCTTCAGATAAGCATGTGTGCAGACTGGTAACTCAAGATGCTGAGTGCTTGGTTCGAGAGGTCTGAGCAGTCTCCACCATGTAATAGGGTGTTTTCTGCTTATTGATGTAGTCCAAAGTGCAGCGTGTGTGAAGCGACTTCACACACGAGTCTTGTGGCTGAGTCATCAGCTCACGAGAGGTTACTGATCTCCCAAGagaaagtggtgtgtgtgtgtgtgtgtgtgtgtgtgtgtgtgtgtgtgtgtgtgtgtgtgtgtgtgtgtgtgtgtgtgtgtgtgtgtgtgtgtgtgtgtgtgtgtgtgtgtgtgtgtgtgtgtgtgtgtgtgtgtgtgtgtgtgtgtgtgtgtgtgtgtgtgagaggctgtGCGTGTCAACATGTGCACAGATTTTCCATGACTCAAAGGTGTAAACGTCTGACTGGAGGAATATGTCTTTGATTGACAGGTTTGAGTACTTTCCAGCAGAGTGTTGCTATGGATCGAATCCAGAGGATTGTGGGGGTTCTGCAGAGACCAAACAGCGGGTGAGATATCATTCACATTGTCCCACATCCACCCTCAGTGTTTAATCGGTGACTCCTCCTTGTCTTGCCTGTGAATAATTAGACACAGCATCTTAATGATTATTAAATTGTAGTTATAACTAGAGGGGAGGATTGTTATAGTGATGTCTTTCAAGCTTCCTCTCCTGTTCCATGTTTTATTGAACAGTCCTCGGGGTGGGTAGAGTTACAGCATTCACATCCATGGCAGAGCAACACTGCAGTTTAGAGGATGTATTACCAAGATCTATATACAGGATTCTAAACATCCAGATGTTTTATCATGCAGTGCACAATTTCATCACCATCTGTTCCCTCAATTTACGTTTatgtctcctcttttcttctatttttagTGAGAAGTACCTGAACACTCTGCTCCAGGTGGAGATGATGCTAAAGCTTTGGTTTCCTCAGATCTCTACTCCGCCGGTCTCCTCAAACTCCAGCGTGGCCACATCCTCTGCCCTCTCCCTCCAAGACACTTCCAGCTCCACGCCGCCGCATAAGCACAGAGATCAGCTACATATTCCCGTCAAGGTGAGAACACACGAAACAAgccaccgccgccaccaccaccgtTTTACGTTTTCAGGTTCTCATGCAAATTActctactgtttgtttttccagaagCGCAGACTCAGCTGGACAGGTACATGCACTCCCACGCCTTCCCCGCTGCTTCTCAAGTGCCCTCATGTcagaacagaagagaagagggtgAAGCGAGATCATGATGAAAGGGACAAACCCTCtgcccctcctccacctcctccatcattGGCATCTGATGCAAATCAAATTTCCCCAGATGTGGCCGGTGACAGACGGCTAACTGCGAACACAAAGGGAAAGGACAATGACAGCGAGGACCGAGGCAAGCTATCAAACTACAAAGCAGGTCAAAGCTCTGAGCCGAGTCTGACGTGGGTTCACGTCGCCCCCATCCTGTCCCCACGAAAGGCCCACCCCTCACATGAGGGCGCAGCGGCGGGGAGTAACGGCGAAAACCAGCCTATCAGTGCCACTCCCCCACCGAGCAGGAGGGGCAGCCCCACTAGGAAAAACAAGGCCATCTCTTCATCTAAGCCTTCCAAGCGTCCCAAAAACCTGAAGGAGCCAACCCCGTGCCAAAGCCAGCCTGTTGCCGGACAACAGAGTGAGAATGCGACAGTCGCTGCCTGTCAGGGTCAGAGCCAATCTCCGTTACCCAGGGCGTGCCCCAGCCCGGTAAAGACCTGATGCATTGGA
Above is a genomic segment from Hippoglossus stenolepis isolate QCI-W04-F060 chromosome 8, HSTE1.2, whole genome shotgun sequence containing:
- the LOC118113094 gene encoding serine/arginine repetitive matrix protein 1, with protein sequence MQSQGSTSTQACFDSLSSSDSLLFSELDQVEDDADVFLTDGSSSGGATANGDRGSESPGSQWTCDGFTDKEEEEESYRLESGGKEADETGPSSQAAKSHGDLQFAQKCAELQGFVRPLLELLSGLKRGRFERGLSTFQQSVAMDRIQRIVGVLQRPNSGEKYLNTLLQVEMMLKLWFPQISTPPVSSNSSVATSSALSLQDTSSSTPPHKHRDQLHIPVKKRRLSWTGTCTPTPSPLLLKCPHVRTEEKRVKRDHDERDKPSAPPPPPPSLASDANQISPDVAGDRRLTANTKGKDNDSEDRGKLSNYKAGQSSEPSLTWVHVAPILSPRKAHPSHEGAAAGSNGENQPISATPPPSRRGSPTRKNKAISSSKPSKRPKNLKEPTPCQSQPVAGQQSENATVAACQGQSQSPLPRACPSPVKT